The genomic DNA AATTTCAATTACGATATTGCTAGTGGTAATGTTCTTCAATCAGGTAATGCTAATAGTTCTACTGGTTTCGCTATTGGTGATGGTGATTTGGGTTATCTACTAGATACTACGGCTGGTTCTGGTATTAGTTTTACGGATTTTAACAATTTTACTGCTAATGATCAATTCGGGACTCTTAGTGCTACCGCTGTACCTTTTGAGTTTTCACCGATGTTGAGTTTGGGTATTTTGGGTGCTGCTTTCGCTATTCGTAAAAGATACAGACAAGAGCAAGTTAAAACAAAAGCAATGTCACAAATCGAATAGGAACTAAGTCAGGAGGGCGAACGGCCGTTCGCCTAGACCTTGGCCTGGATTCAGGCAATTACAGCATTTCCCGGTGTTATGAGGTAGACAATTGGCGGGCAAGATGCCCGCACCACAAGAGTTTCAATATTCAATTGTGTACCTGATTAGCATGAAATCTGCTGTAACAGTTAATAATGTGTTCCTGTTTTGCGATGGTTGATAGCAGTCATCACATCAGGTTTAAGTAATTTACCGTTATCCACAGTTGCGTACACTACCCAATGATCCCCACATTCCAGTCTTTGACTGACAGAACATTCTAAATATGCAGCAGCATCAGTCAGCACTGCACAACCATTTTCTGCATCTAGGGTTGGGAAATTTGCAAACCTATCTTCACCAGGTGCAAAATTTTTACGGAAATGTTTCATGTAGTCTACATGAACACCTTCTGGGAGAATATTTAACACAAACTTACCACCAGGATACATTAAAGATTCAACCGCTCTTTCCTTAGCGATCGCCACTGTAATTCCCGGTGGATTAAAAGTAGCTTGAGATACCCAAGACCCTAGCATCCCTGTAGAAACTTCCCCTTGTTTAGCTGCAACCACACAGACAGAACCAATAATTCTGCCAACTGCTTGTTCTACAGATGTAGCAACTTGCTGGGGGACACGAACCTTCTTCGCTTTCTTTAAACTCTGAGCAAAGTCTGTCCCAATTTCTTCGCACAACTTCAAAGTGACTTCGTCTGGTTTAAACTTGACTTTCAAAGTTTCAAAACCAAAGCGATAACCAGCATCTCTAAGTTTACCTTCCACCAAATCTAAAGCTTCACCACTCCAACCATAAGAACCAAACACCCCCGCTAACTTACTATTGTCACCAGTAGCTAAAACAATCCCTAAAGCTGTATGAATAGGTGTAGGTGCATGACCACCAATGGTAGGAGTACCAATGATTAAACCATCCGTTTGTTCAATCGTACTATGGATTTCTTCCGGTGTAGCAAATTCACAATTAATAGATTGAACCGCGACACCACCCTTGGTTAAACCCAAAGCCATCGCCTGTGCTAAAGTTGCAGTATTGCCATAGGCAGAAGCGTACAGTAAAGAAACAGAAATTTCCCGGTCTTTTTGAGCGCGACTCCATTGACTATATGCTTGAGTCAATTCAATCAAACCACTGCGAATAAAAGGCCCATGAGCAACACCATACATTCTCACCTGCAAATCAGAAATTTTTTCTAAAGCAGCTTCTACATGAGTTGCATGGGGAGCCATTAAGCAATTAAAGTAATAGCGCTGGTCTTCCTGAAAAGCTTGTGAATGATCATCAAAAACATCATCACCGCAGATATGCACTCCAAATAACTTATCTGTGTAAAGAATTTGGGTTTGGGGATCGTAAGTGCAAAGTGCTTCTGGCCAACGAGGACTAGGAATAGGTAAGAATTTTAAAACATGACCTTTTCCTAAATCTAAAATTTCCTTACCACGCATCACCAAAACTTTAATATCTTGGTCTACAAAAGCAGCACGCAAATTATTTGCACCTAAAACAGAACAAACAAAAGTAATTTGTGGTGCAAGTTCCAAAATAGCTTTTAAGGTTGGTACACGGTTAGGACTAAAATGACCTAAAATCACATAATCCAATTTACTAAAATTAATTGTCCCCTCTAAAGCTTGTAGATAAATACTGGTGAAACCTTCACCTGGAGGATCAATTAATGCTGTTTGATCACCTTCTATTAAATAACTATTGGAAGTAGTACCCCGACAAAGTGCATATTCAATTTCAAATCGCAGACGTGACCAACTTCTAGCTCTAAATCCCTTAGTATTTGTAGCGATAGGGACAATTTGTACATCACGAGGTTTAGATTCTGTCATAGATTTTTGTTGTGAAGAGAAAATTTGAGAAACAAAATTTTGAGCAGATGTAAAAGCCTTGGAAATAGAATCAGAAGCATAATATTTATCAAATATTCTAGATAGGTAATAGGTAATAGGTAATGGGTAATGGGTAATAATCACCAATCACCAATCACCAATTAGTAATAGTTTCCTACCTTACGATGACGTACTGCGGTGAGAGATTCAGGTTTAGAAACCTTGCCATCTGTAACTGTGCAATATAAAATCCAATGGTCACTACATTCCATATTGCTAACTACTTGACATTCCATATATGCGAGTGCTTCTGCTAAAATTGGTGAACCATTTTGAGCAGTTTGGGTTTTAACTCCAGCAAATTTATCTGTACCTGGAAGTAAACGTTTCAGGAAGTGTTTTTTTAGGTTTTGATAGTTGCCTTCTTCTAATACATTGAGAACAAAGCGATCGCCTATTTGCAATAATTGATCAATGGCTCTAGTTTTAGCTACAGCAATAGTAAATCCCAATGGTTGAAAACTAGCCTGTGTTACCCAAGAAGCGATCATTGCACCGCTAACATTACCTTTTGTAGCTGTGACAATATATAGTCCACTGCTAATTCTTCCCAACGCTTTTTCCATATTCACGTCGAGGGATTTAATTTGTTTGATGTTGCGTTCTCGCATCACCAATTTCCCTAAATTTACACCTGCTTCTAGACAAGTTTGGTAGGTGTGTTCACTAGGAATTTCTTTAATTCTAATTGCTGGAAATGCTTCTTTAATACCTAAGTCAATAAACTTACGCCGCAGGGTATCAATGGGTTCATCATCACCACCATAGCATTCAAATAATCCGATAACTTGTTTATTTTTAGCTACAGATAATAATGAACTGATCCCAGCTTGTGCCACAATTGAAGAAGTAGGAGGCATTCCAATAATTAAACCTGATGCTCTACCTGCTAATTCTTGAATTTCTTGCAATTCTGCTGTTTTGAGGTCAATTATTTCTACTGCTACACTAGATTTTTGAATCCCATCACCAATAGCATGAGCTAAGTGATCACTATAACCATAACCGGAAACATAAAACAAACCTACAATAGTTTCTGTTGTTGCTTGTTTTTGACTCCAATTTTGATAACACTCAGTTAAAAAATCCAGGTGATGATATAGTAATGGTCCGTGTCCATTGGCAATAATTTGAATTTTACCTAAGTCACCCATTCTCTTCATTGCATTTAATAAAGAGCGAGCATTGGGACCCATTAAGCAATCATAATAAAAGCGAAAATCAGCTTCAATTGCTTCTAAATCTTCGTCAAAAATGTGACTATCACAGAAGTGCATCCCAAAAGCATCACAGGTGTAAAGAATTTGGGTTTTACGATCAAAACTAAAAATTGTATCTGGCCAATGTAAATTTGGCGCACTGACAAATTCTATTTCATGACCTTTACCGATGTTAATGCGATCGCCACTTTTAACTATTCTTTTGGAAAAAGGATTATGTACTAAACCTTCTAAAAATTGCAATGCTACTTTAGAAGCTAAAACAGTCGCTCTCGGTGCTAACTGTAATACATCTTCAATTAAACCACTGTGATCAGGTTCGGTATGACTGACAATTACATAATCAATTGTTTTAGGGTTAACAAGTCCTTTGAGAGTATCTAAATACAACTGACGGAACTTCTGATGAGAAGTATCAATTAAAACTGTTTGTTCACCCCTAATTAAATATGAATTATAGGTTGTACCATTTTGCAATCCAAATTCAATATCAAAACGATCACGATCCCAATCAAGGGAGCGAATCGCTGTAGTATTAGGAGCAATTTCTACAGTTTGTATAGTTAACCGAGGTTGAACGTTCTCTGAGAGAGCTACCATGCTTTTTCCCTGAGTCTTAATAATATTTTCTTGTCACCCCCATTGTCTTAGTAAAGTTTTTTTAACGCTGTAATTAAGAATATATTTAGTCAAATCAAATTTGTATCAAAGACTGCTATTTTTTAGCTGAGTTATTGACACGAACATATATTATGTATTGAATATGTTGTTAGCAATACCAATAAAATATTTAAAATATTTCTCTTGCTCGGTATCACTCAAATTCCCAAGATTATCATACATATTTCTGCATTTCTTGACAAATGATTTGTCGCAGATAACAGAATATTGTAATAACTTGGGATCTAAATACCTTTAAAACAAAGTATCACTATAGGATTTGACGGTAATTAAATATAGGTTCTGTTCTTTCAGAAGTTTCAATTTGATATTTTGGTTTAATTATCCGTGCTTCTAATCCAAAATCAAACAGTGAAGATAATTTTTTACCCTCAACTTTTTCCCAACCTACGGTATTTGTTAGAGTATCTAAACTCCACCAATGTTGATAATTAGTGTAAATAGATTTTAAATATGGTTGAAAATCAATTCCCATACATCAACGGGTAAAAAATAGCCACTATTCCCCATAATACTCGATAAAAACCGTTAGCGTGTCGTCTGATCGCTCACAGCAACTATGATAATATCAACACATAAATAAAACCTCCAAAACAAAATCCACCCACACATAAAAGTGCAAGTGGACTTGTTAATCATTTAAAATGGAGCTTATGGGAATTGAACCCATGTCCAAATTGGGTATTGACTCCCCGCTCGTTCACAGGTTTAGCCTTTCTAACCCTCAAGGCGGGAATCGTTCATTATCCCGAACGTAGGATGCTCTGATTTAATCTTAGTCAGCAAACCAACCAGAGAACGTTTACTGAAGCATCCGTTGGGGTTTGGTCTCTAGTCCTTAACGGAGTCAAACTGGAGACGCTCGGACCTATAAGAGGTTTTTAGGCAGCAACTAGTGCGTCCTTACGAGCAAAGCTTACGATATTGTTCGCATTTACTTTTTGTTTGAGCCTTTGATTTGCGAGAGGAGACTCACTCTCGACCTGAATCACAGAGCAGCTTTCGCCAACCTGTCGAAACCGTTAAAGCCCCATGAGGTTCTTTACACTTGTATTATAGTCCAAGATTATAAAAATGTGTTGATTGGAAGACAAAATTTTTTTATCCGTTGTCAGGGAACTGGGTCATCAACTCTATTTTCCCTCAATTACCCATTACCTAGGACAGTAATACTTTATATTTATTCCCATTTTTATGTATTTGGAAAGAATTACAAGATTGTAAGAACTTAATGAAGCTACTATTAATCTGTATATCTTTCAGTTGTCTAGTAATGGGTTTACCATATTTATGATGAAATTTTACC from Okeanomitos corallinicola TIOX110 includes the following:
- a CDS encoding diflavin flavoprotein; this translates as MTESKPRDVQIVPIATNTKGFRARSWSRLRFEIEYALCRGTTSNSYLIEGDQTALIDPPGEGFTSIYLQALEGTINFSKLDYVILGHFSPNRVPTLKAILELAPQITFVCSVLGANNLRAAFVDQDIKVLVMRGKEILDLGKGHVLKFLPIPSPRWPEALCTYDPQTQILYTDKLFGVHICGDDVFDDHSQAFQEDQRYYFNCLMAPHATHVEAALEKISDLQVRMYGVAHGPFIRSGLIELTQAYSQWSRAQKDREISVSLLYASAYGNTATLAQAMALGLTKGGVAVQSINCEFATPEEIHSTIEQTDGLIIGTPTIGGHAPTPIHTALGIVLATGDNSKLAGVFGSYGWSGEALDLVEGKLRDAGYRFGFETLKVKFKPDEVTLKLCEEIGTDFAQSLKKAKKVRVPQQVATSVEQAVGRIIGSVCVVAAKQGEVSTGMLGSWVSQATFNPPGITVAIAKERAVESLMYPGGKFVLNILPEGVHVDYMKHFRKNFAPGEDRFANFPTLDAENGCAVLTDAAAYLECSVSQRLECGDHWVVYATVDNGKLLKPDVMTAINHRKTGTHY
- a CDS encoding diflavin flavoprotein: MVALSENVQPRLTIQTVEIAPNTTAIRSLDWDRDRFDIEFGLQNGTTYNSYLIRGEQTVLIDTSHQKFRQLYLDTLKGLVNPKTIDYVIVSHTEPDHSGLIEDVLQLAPRATVLASKVALQFLEGLVHNPFSKRIVKSGDRINIGKGHEIEFVSAPNLHWPDTIFSFDRKTQILYTCDAFGMHFCDSHIFDEDLEAIEADFRFYYDCLMGPNARSLLNAMKRMGDLGKIQIIANGHGPLLYHHLDFLTECYQNWSQKQATTETIVGLFYVSGYGYSDHLAHAIGDGIQKSSVAVEIIDLKTAELQEIQELAGRASGLIIGMPPTSSIVAQAGISSLLSVAKNKQVIGLFECYGGDDEPIDTLRRKFIDLGIKEAFPAIRIKEIPSEHTYQTCLEAGVNLGKLVMRERNIKQIKSLDVNMEKALGRISSGLYIVTATKGNVSGAMIASWVTQASFQPLGFTIAVAKTRAIDQLLQIGDRFVLNVLEEGNYQNLKKHFLKRLLPGTDKFAGVKTQTAQNGSPILAEALAYMECQVVSNMECSDHWILYCTVTDGKVSKPESLTAVRHRKVGNYY